The genome window CATGTAACCAAAGAACAAAATATCTATACTAATACACAGCAGTTGTAAACCACAAAGAGTGTTGCCTTTGACAAGGCATTGTTAGCAAAAGCACATCATcttttgtttaaaatccatacGGATTGTTTATCCTTTCAGTAAATCcaacaattttaaataaataccaGCATACTAGATGCGGCAAGAAGTCTATCCCCTCCCTCTATAGGAAAGAAGTTCAATGTCTCAAGTTCTCCACGACGTAAGAAGCATACAAGTCCCTGCAATAATGAATTCAAGCATATTATTACATGTAATTTGCTTAGCCATATATGAAATGGGAGATATTATCATTGTAGTTGGAGTTCTGTATAAAGTTTAGATCTCTTACATTGAGTACTTGATCGCATCTACCGCAGCATCAGCAGGCAGGAAGTCGTTTACCGCGACTGACTTGTTTTCATTCTTCTTGTCTATCATTCATGACAGGTGAAGGAATGCCAAGAACATGTGattctatataaaaaataaataacaggTCTTCATGCATCCATTATAATATATGGTAAAATTATGAACTTGATGGTTAGGGGTAACCAAACTGCTAGTGTGAATCAAGTAACCAGCCCTGCTGTGGCACTACACTTTGTGTCATTATCAGGTTGCATTGctaaaaatttgaaagatcaACAATATCAGAGATATAATAGCAATAGTGGGGTCAAATGGATACAGTCCTCAAAGAAACGTCGAATCTCCGCAAGACGGTGGGGAGGTAGTTCTTTGATGTCTGTATAATGACGGAACTCAGGATCATCAGCACAAACTGCAATGATCTTATCATCCTTCTCGCCCTGTAAGATCATCACAAAAATTACCACCTCGAATTGTCAACCAATAAAACTGATAGGGCAAGGAGGATGTGTTAGATTTTTGTTGATGGTTATACCACTACTTTCTGCTGCAAAATGGCAACATAACATGTATGTACTATGATATCTGTATATATCCTTAATTCTAATCAGAAAATGATAGTCACCTTCAGACACTACTTTCATTGAGAATACGTGATCTATTTAGTCCACAGACTAATAGGAGacgaattaattttatattttcctaCCTAACTCTTCAGATTGTGATAGATCAGGGCTATTCTATTTATTGATATTCACAGGTTTAGCTACTGTACTGTTGGGTTTTCCATTTCCTATCTCACCTTTAACAACCTTCAAGTCTCATTACCAAAAGTGAGCAGTGGTTTATTTACAAAAGATAATTACTGTATCATGAGAATTTTACCTGATCAATCATTGGCATCAATCCGATGGCACGGGCTCTGAGGAAGGTAGCAGGCAATACAGGCTCCTAAACAACAGGGAAAACTAGAACACTAAGAATAAGCCACAATTGCAATATCGTCAGTTCCATTATAAGTACTGTACCTGCATCAGCACTAAAACGTCCATTGGATCACTATCTTCACAAAGGGTGCGTGGGATGAATCCATAGTTGTGTGGATAGACTACTGATGAGTAGAGAATGCGATCAACCTGTATGCCCATAGTTGACTTGTTACTAGTCAGctaacattttcttttctctctctgtataatataataaacgAATGTACCATATGCAAATGCAAGCATGTGGTGGAAGTGGCAGCATGGAAAATTCTACAGGTACAATAGATGCcaagcaagtccaacagctccTAAATGAGCTCCCTAAGTTAAAATATAGGGAATATAGGATAAAATAGTGCTCCAACACTGTCCTAGTGATTCCTTGAATGACTAGGACATCCCGCTCATTCCCTATTTTTAGGTAAGCACTAGTCATTCTCTATTTCAAATTCAGAAATAAAATACTGACTTCCCTCCTCTACCAAATGATTttcatttgtaatatttttggtGCCCACCATTTCCCACCTACgagatcaaatatattattattttaataacatgaaacaaataaggAAGGTTGTTGAAGTTGAAATACTAAACAATgtcttaaatcactaggatacaatattctattatatttataaggacactattggacttgctcgtCAGATCAATCAGAATTCAGACGTAAGATATCGGTTATCTTCTTTACGCAAACACATTTTACTAAACTAGCATTAACGAAAAATTACTTTGCAAatatttgatgatatatgaCGCGAGTGCTttactaaaatatatcaaataaacAAAGATGAATATTACCATTGCAGATCATACTTGTCCTACACTTACATCTTAATATGGCAGCAACCTCAAAATGTGGACTTACATGTTCAATTAACTACCAGCCTACCACTTGCACACTTTACAAGATAAAAGCATGTTAAAACAGTACATAACTGAATATTCTGACAACAGCTACAAGTAGAAAGTTCGCTAGGTTCACTCAGATCATCATGTTGTGTACTTGCACGGGCAAATAAACCAGGCATGTTATTTGGCTAGTAGAAAGTGGAGATTGTAGTCAAGGAAGATAAGTTAGAAAAACAGGTTTGCGATAATAATTACACTTGAGAAAACCTTGAAATAAATTTTGTGCTGCATACAATAAGGACTTCAAGTCTTCGACCCCAGCACAATTTGCAATAAGAAAAACATCTATAGCAACACTTGCAAATTGGAGAAAGGCAATGcaaaaaattagaatatatcATAATCATAGAAAGGTCGGATAGAAGGGAAACATGCCTTGATTAGGCCGGATTTCTTATCAAGCTCGTACTTAACTTTGCTCCCTTTCCCAATTTCAATCACCTGAGAAAGCAATTTGTTTAAGTTATTGCtattttttaaatgtaaagATTCCAATACTACTGAGCAGCATTAACTGCTCTATAAGACAGAGATTCTACTCAGGCCAATGAACTGCCTGCTTTCCACTGAAGTTGAAGGCTACATTATCTTGCTTATCAATATTTCCAGGCTCCTCACCTTAAATGGCGAACACCCAGCTCAGAAACTACATCTAACTCAGCCAGTGCCATCTGTTGGCATACCGTGCAACAGATGGCTCATCACAAGAAACTCTGCAAGTACTCTAACAAGAAAATCTATTTCAAACATGAGGGGAACAAATTCTTACACAGTTAAATACAGCAGGTGCTCCTGGCCCTGCAATAACAAAAACTACATTTTGTAAAACCAATCTATTCAATTGACTTAGGCCCCCATTTGTTTGCCGGAAAATATTTTCCTGGAAAACATTTTTATGATTTTCCGACATTTGTTTAGCTTCTGAGAAACttaaaaaagtcaaacaaatGCTGGAAAATCAGAAATTCTGTAAATCATTGTCCTGCATTGTTTGGTTTATggaaaataaaatgtttttcGAAGGAGGAAAATTCCTTTGGAAAATGCTTCCTGGAAAATGGCTTCCATTTCTTAAAGGGGAAAGCATTTCGCACATTTGATATTTTCCGACAACTTTCCTTAACTTTTTCATGATAGTGAAATGACAGAAAATTTTCCCAGATAATGATCTTTGAGAAATGTTTCCccagaaaatatttttcaaaatcagTTATTTATAAACAAACAAACAGAGCCTTAATATCTACATCTGACCCATATATGCTAAGGCAACTTTACGAAATCAGACCAAGTCCATTAAGTGAAAATCTTCATACACTTCTCACATTGGTGAAACAATTTTAATAAGTTGTTGAATGATAGGAACtctaataatctgattaatagcAATCTGTAGCCATTCAAGAAAGCAATACCAATCTCTAAGTCGTGCCAAGGATGAGCAGCAACAGATCGCTGTGACATAGATTTGAGGATCCTTTCATTAAGAGCAACTTTTCCTGGTTTATTTCCACTTCCTTGAGCATTGTTCTGAGCCATCCTTATCTTGAACGGGCTAAGCAAACACACGAAGAACAGAAGCGTTGGCACTATGAAATTATGGCACATATATATTATGGCTTATTAAAACTAAGATTTCTAATGTGAAAATGCACATATAcagttaaataaatttaatcaaatgcAACTTGCAGAATTTGCAGTGAGCTGACAAAATGAATTTAGCTTACAATTCTAAAGAAATAGTCAAATTCAGGCATGCGGTTCAGAATATGCTATAGATTGAGTTACCCAAAAAAATAAATGCAGAAGAGCACCATAACATAACAACTCATTCACCGATTAGTGTCTGTGTGTCTGTCGAAacagaattatattttaaaaaaaaaaagaactgcAAAGCCACAATTTAGTTGGTCTCTCAGTTGCCATGAATGTAAAAGTAGGGCTCAAAAtctacacatatataaatataaatattccaTATAATGATGCTAACTTTAGGTTGTTCGATTCATGATTAACGAGTCAATCGGTTGACGGGAATCGGAGCCTTAACCCCATGTCGCAGTGTCTGTATTAGCAAATTGGTCTTTTAGACAGAACCTCAGATGAGTAAAGCATCCCCTCCATACCCTTCGAAATTCAATATCATGCCCATTCTCATTCATCACCATTTCTTTACCTTTCGTCCTTTCCCATCAAAATAATCTTTCCCCACACATAGGCGTAAAACAGAGTCTCCCAGATTCATACACATAAAAATAAACACAACCCCAGTCTAGAAAACAACTAAACATACACCATAACATTGTATCCAGACATATAAATTGCAAATAGATTCACGTTCTAGAAAACTTACAAAGGATGCAGAGTGAGATATCAACTGTTGTTTGTATGTGAGCGTGAGGTTGATGAAATAAAATGCAATCTACACCTGCCAATTTAGTGCACACATGAACCGTAGATATCCATGATCTGACGGCTGTGATGACACggaatattagattttaaacttattttattaattttgaaaagtgTGAAATATTTTAGTGGGGATTGATTACAATGTCGACTATATGTTGACTTGGTTGCATGACAGACTAACTAAAATTTGACACGTATGAATGGTAGCTCATGTTCAATAGATGACCCTTGCGTTAGGGAGCGTTCTCCTTCTTCTCCTCGATTTTAGAGCATGTAATAATTACTTTCGATTCAACGCTGAGTTTATACTCCAGGAAAATAGTTTCCGCCAAATACGAAAAcgccaaattaaaatttaattatggaTTATCATTAAATCAGTAACAACTTTTTTTACGGTGTAGTGTATGTACTTTAGATTAATCATACAATCTTAAAGTCCGACGTCaagaatatattaaattcttttattaatttaaatatatataaaatttttaataattataaaaatcatcCGTTCATCACACGCTTATTTTGTTAATATAAGTT of Daucus carota subsp. sativus chromosome 3, DH1 v3.0, whole genome shotgun sequence contains these proteins:
- the LOC108210757 gene encoding soluble inorganic pyrophosphatase 4; this translates as MAQNNAQGSGNKPGKVALNERILKSMSQRSVAAHPWHDLEIGPGAPAVFNCVIEIGKGSKVKYELDKKSGLIKVDRILYSSVVYPHNYGFIPRTLCEDSDPMDVLVLMQEPVLPATFLRARAIGLMPMIDQGEKDDKIIAVCADDPEFRHYTDIKELPPHRLAEIRRFFEDYKKNENKSVAVNDFLPADAAVDAIKYSMDLYASYVVENLRH